CGCCTCGGTGACGAGCTGGCCGGCCGCACCGTCCTCTGTGGCGGCGAGCCCCTCTCCGCGACGCTCGCCGCGCGCCTGCTGCGGTCGGGGTGCCGGCTGTTCAACGTGTACGGCCCGACCGAGACGACGATCTGGTCCACAGTGGCCGAGATCGCGCCGGACGTCACCGACCCGGTCGGCGTCGGCCGCCCGATCGCCGGCACCGCCCTGCACATCCTCGACGCGCACGGCCAGCCGGTACCGCCGGGTGTCGTCGGCGAGCTGTGCATCGGCGGCACGGGTGTGGCCCGCGGGTACGCCGGCCGCCCGGAGCTGACCGCCGAGCGCTTCCGCACCTCCGGCGGCGTGCGGCTCTACCACACCGGCGACCTCGCCACCTGGCGGCGCGACGGCACCGTCGAGCTGCTCGGCCGGGCCGACCGGCAGGTCAAGCTCCGCGGGCGGCGGATCGAGCTCGGCGAGGTCGAGGCGGCGCTGGAGCGGCACCCGGGCGTGACCGCCGCCGCGGTCGTCGTGCAGGGCGACCCGCAGGGAGACGGCCGGCTGATCGGCTACCTGCAAGGGCCCGCGGCACCGGACGAGGTCGCCGCGCACGCCCGCTCGGTCCTGCCCTACTACCTCGTGCCGGCCGACCTCGTCACGCTGGACGCCCTGCCCCGCAACCCGAGCGGCAAGGTGGACTACCGCGCGCTTCCCGCCGTGGTCGCCACCGCGCCGGCCTCCGCGCGCGCCGAGACGTCCGACCCGCTGGTGGCGGAGCTGGTCGACCTCTGGACGGACCTGCTCGGCGCGCCCGACCTGGGTCCGCACAGCAACTTCTTCACCAGCGGCGGCCACTCGCTGCTGGCCGCGATCCTGGTGACCCGGATCGCCGGGCAGATCGGGCGCGAGGTGTCGCTGCCCGAGCTGTTCGCGGCGCCGACACCGGCCGAGCTGGCCCGCGAGCTCCGGAATGGGAGGTAGCCGAGTGTCCGCGCCAAGGGTGGTACCCGACCTGCTCCGCAACAGCGCCCGGCTCGCGCCCGACCGGGTGGCCGTCGCGGCCGGGACGCACGCGCTGACGTTCGCCGAGCTCGACGCGCGCGCCGGCGCGATCGCGCGGGGCCTGCGCGAGCGGGGCGTCTCCCGCGGCGACCAGGTGGGGCTGATGTTCGGCGGCGAGGCGTGGCCGGACTACGCGGCCGCGTACTTCGGAACGCTCGCCGTGGGCGCCACCGCGCTGCTGCTCGGTGACCGCTTCACCCCCGCCGACCTCACCGAGCTGACCCGCCGGCACCGGGTCGCGGGCATCCTCACCGCACCCGGCCGCGCCGCGCCCGACGTGCCCTGCTGGGTCGCCAGCACCACGACCATCCACGAGGGACAGTCCGAGGCTCCGTACCCCGCCGAGGCCGCCCCCGGCGACGCCGCGGAGGTCGTCTTCACCTCCGGCACCACCGCGCTGCCCCGGGGTGTGGTCGCCACCCACGCCAACGTGCTGCGCGCCCAGGTGGCGTGGCCGGCCGGCCCGCGCGGAAACCAGCCGTGCCTGCACGCGCTGCCGATCGGCTCGGTCGCCGCGCAGGTGGTGCTTGTCAACTGCGTGGGCGGTCAGCACACGCTCGTCGCGCTCCCCCACTTTTCGGCGCCCGCCCTGGCCGAGGAGGCCGAGCGCTGGCGGGCGAGCACCGTCTGCCTGGTGCCCGCCATGGGCCACTGGCTGCTGCGCACGCCGGGACTGACTGTGCCGTCGGTCAAGGGGGTCAGCTTCTCCGGCGCCGCGCTGCCGGTCGGGATCCTCGCCGACCTCGCGCCGGTCTTCCCGAACGCGGAGTTCTACAACTTCTACACCTCCACCGAGGCGTTTCCGGCGAAGGTGGCCACCCGCTACGACCCGTCCCGCCCGGAGTCGGTGGGCCGCCCGATCGGCGCCTGCGCGGTACGGGTCACCGCGCCCGACGGGACCCCGCTGCCGGACGGCGAGACCGGCGAGATCTGGCTCCGCTCGACCGACGCGCCGCCACGGCGGTTCCTCGGCGGCGACGGCGACGGCGGGGCCACCTTCCAGGACGGCTGGACGCGCACCGGTGACCTGGGCCATGTGGACGGCGACGGCTACCTCTACCTGGCCGGTCGGGTCAGCGACATCGTGATCGTGGGCGGCTTCAACGTCTCCACGTACCGCGTCGAGCAGGTGCTCGGCCGCCACGAGGCGGTCGCCGAGGTGGCGGTCTTCCCGGTCGACCACCGGGTGCTCGGCGAGGTGGTGGCCGCGCTGGTGGTACTGCGCGCCGACGCCACCGTCCGCGAGCTGCGCGAGCACGCCGCCCGCCACCTGTCCCCGCGCGAGCTGCCGGCGGTCCTCCGCATCGTCGACGAGCTGCCGCACAACGCCGGCGGCAAGGTGGTCAAGTCCGGCCTGCCCGCGCTGCTGGACGAGGAAGGCCCGGCCGCCTTCGTCGCGCCGCGCGGCGACACCGAGCGGGTCGTGGCACAGGTCTGGTCCGAGGTGCTCGACGTCGGCTCGGTCGGCGCCGCCGACGACTTCTTCGCGATCGGTGGCGACTCGCTCGCCGCCACCGAGATAGCCGCCCGGCTCGGCGCCCGCCTGGGCGCGCAGGTCGACGCGGTCACCATCTTCGAACGCCCCACGGTGGCCGAGCTGGCCGCCTCCCTGCATGGAGGAGACGCACGATGATCGCGGTCGAGACAGCGCTCCGCAAGCACCCCGACGTGATCGACGTGGCCAGCCGGGTCACCGACGGCCCGCCGGCCCGGCGCATCGTGGCGGTCGCCGCCCAGGTCCACTGTGCACCGATCGACCTGCGGGACCACGTGTGGGACACCGTCGCCGAGCCCGACCTGCCCGACGTGCTCGTGGTGCTCCCCCGCCTCCCCCGCGCCGACGACGGGAGCCCCCAGCTCAACTGGGACGCCGTCGCCAGCGGCGAAGGCTGCTCGTTCGTCCCGCTCGCGACGGGCACCGAGCGCGCGATCGGCGAGATCTGGGCCGAGGTGCTGGGCCGCACGCGCATCTCGGCCGAGGACGACTTCCTGTCCCTCGGCGGCGACTCGATGACGGCGACGCTGCTGCTCGACCTCACGAACGACCGCCTGGGCACGACCTTGACCTTCGACGAGCTGCTCGCGGTCCGCGACCTCCGCGAGCTGGCCCGATCGATCGACGCCCGCCGCTGACGCAGCCAGCCGGCGCCGCTCAACGGCGCCGCGCCGCGCGACCGCGTCCGGGTCAGGAGCTGGTCAGGCGTTGGGCTTCGGCCTCGTCCATGGCTTCGATCTCGGCGAGCAGCAGGTCCTCGACGGCCTCGGCGAGTGCGCGGACCGTCGTCGCGCGAAAGATGAGGCGGAGCGGCACCTCGAGGCCGAGGCGCGCGCGCAGGCGGGCGGCGACGCGGGTGGCCAGCAGCGAGTGCCCGCCCAGGTCGAAGAAGTCGTCGTGCGCGCCGATCCGCTCGACGGCGAGCACCTCGGACCAGACCGCGGCGATGAGCCGTTCCGCGTCGGTGCTCGGCGGTTCGCCAGGTGCCGCGGAGGTGGCGACGTCCAC
The window above is part of the Phytohabitans houttuyneae genome. Proteins encoded here:
- a CDS encoding AMP-binding protein, with product MSAPRVVPDLLRNSARLAPDRVAVAAGTHALTFAELDARAGAIARGLRERGVSRGDQVGLMFGGEAWPDYAAAYFGTLAVGATALLLGDRFTPADLTELTRRHRVAGILTAPGRAAPDVPCWVASTTTIHEGQSEAPYPAEAAPGDAAEVVFTSGTTALPRGVVATHANVLRAQVAWPAGPRGNQPCLHALPIGSVAAQVVLVNCVGGQHTLVALPHFSAPALAEEAERWRASTVCLVPAMGHWLLRTPGLTVPSVKGVSFSGAALPVGILADLAPVFPNAEFYNFYTSTEAFPAKVATRYDPSRPESVGRPIGACAVRVTAPDGTPLPDGETGEIWLRSTDAPPRRFLGGDGDGGATFQDGWTRTGDLGHVDGDGYLYLAGRVSDIVIVGGFNVSTYRVEQVLGRHEAVAEVAVFPVDHRVLGEVVAALVVLRADATVRELREHAARHLSPRELPAVLRIVDELPHNAGGKVVKSGLPALLDEEGPAAFVAPRGDTERVVAQVWSEVLDVGSVGAADDFFAIGGDSLAATEIAARLGARLGAQVDAVTIFERPTVAELAASLHGGDAR
- a CDS encoding phosphopantetheine-binding protein → MIAVETALRKHPDVIDVASRVTDGPPARRIVAVAAQVHCAPIDLRDHVWDTVAEPDLPDVLVVLPRLPRADDGSPQLNWDAVASGEGCSFVPLATGTERAIGEIWAEVLGRTRISAEDDFLSLGGDSMTATLLLDLTNDRLGTTLTFDELLAVRDLRELARSIDARR